TATATAGATATCGTACGTTGAATATTGCTTTTTATAAAGATATCTCCTCCATTTTCTATTATTATCTCATTAGAGTATTTTAAAAGGTTGGTGCCTACAATTTCGCTGATAGCACCTGCTACCGCAGCCATAGGTCCCACACCTGCCTTATATGAAGCGCTACACATTTTTTTTACGATATAAGGAGAATTTCTTGTACAAGACAAAGGAGTTAAACTGGTTAAAAAATCAGGATTATTTTTTATATGATTCTCAATCTGTTTTCTGCAAATATTGATCAACGATATTGCTTGATCGTAGAGATTTCTATCAGCACCTATCTGCAGATCTGTTTGTTTTACTGCTGCCCTGAAATATTCGATGTTTTTACCGTGAAATAATTTTCTATACGAGTTTCTATCTTCCATTTGATATGATCTCCTATAAGAAAAAATCCATATCCATAGCATTTATAGGGCATGCCTGTATACACAATTCACAAACTAGGCATTTGCTTTTATCAAACGATAAGGACCAGTCTTTTTGATCCATTTTCAGTGCCCGTGACGGACAGACGGCTGTACAAGCACCGCAATGTACACACTTATCCTCTTCCCATATTATAGTTTTTGTAAAAATCTTATATTTTACTCCTTGTTGCTCTAAGTATCGTAATCCCTTGTCTATATTTTCTTCAGTACCTTCCATTTCCACGGTAAGTTTTCCTGCTTTGTTGAAGTTGATCTCGGCGTTCAAAATATTTATTACCAAATCATAGTCTTTTATCAAATGATATGTTATAGGTTTCTCGGTAAGATGGGGAGAAAAACGCAGGGATAACTTTATTTTTTTCATGTTTATTCCACCTCCCTTTCATTTAAAGGCTTAAATTCATTATTATCAGGCAGAGGCTGAACAGGTTTTTGAAGCAGGAATTCGCCTTTGATAATAGATTCTTTCAGTAACAATGCTATCTCTCTAGCCTTTTTCAAGCTGGATAATGGGGCTGTAGGTACTTTTTTATTATTTAAGTCTATTGCGCCGCTTCTCAATTCTTGATAATTTACTTTTTTAATTGTAGGTTTTGATCTTTTTGGATAACTATAATCTATTACCTGAGTATATATATCGCTATCTTTTACTGCTAAAAACTCTACCATTTTTTCATCTATGACAGGTATGGGGATACCAATACCTACAAACATGGTTATTCCATATTTTTCGAAGGTAGCAGCTCTTATGAATTGCGTGCTCATCTCTTTTAGGTTTCCAATTACGGCTAGGGTGGCCCCTGAATATTGGGTTGTGCTCTGATTGATCTTTTCTACCGATAGTACGTGCTGTGTGCCTTCCCAACTGATATACCCTTGAGTACCTGCGAGAAAGATTCGTGTACCTATACCTATTGTCCTCAATAGAGGATCATTGAGCAGAGGGCTTAACTGACCGGAAGTGCAGTATGTGATGTTGCCGTAATCCGGGAGCAGAGTACCCATATAAGTGTATATTATTTTGTCAGAAGAATTTGTCGCTGCATTATAATTTTGATAGGCATTTCTGGGATTAAAAAGATATGCCTGGTTTATATCTTCCTTTGTTATATATGTGGTCACTTCTTTTTTAGGATAACAATCTGTACCATAAGAGGTGGCATGTAATTTCACCTTTTTGCCATCTATAAGGTCCTGTATTACATGAGCGCCTCCATAGTCAAATCCTCTAGATTCGGAAAGCTCTGTAGCTCCAATAAAAGCATCGACAGCTGCTAGTCCTGCATAAGCTGGCACGTCATTCAACCATACTTTGCTCATCCTTATAGGTACTTCTGTATGGCCAAAATTAAGGAAAGCACCTGTGGAACACATAGGACTGAATGTAGCAGTTGTAACAACATCTACTTCTTGTGCTACTTTTTTCACACCTTTTTCTTCAACAAGATCTATTATTTCATCTGCAGTGACTACAACAGCCTTTCCTTGTTTTATTTTTTCGTTGATTTCTTCAAACGATTTTTTAGACATTAAAATCACCCCTATATAAAAAATTAAACCTTTTTCTAAGATATAAGAAAAAGGCTTTTTAGCTCAAAGTTTCTTCTTATCTCTCAGAACTTTTAAATTCTGCAGGAATTGGCACCTTCGCAACGAATGGGTTGCAGGTTGCCGGGCTTCAAAGGGCCGGTCCCTCAGCCTCTCTTGATAAGAAATACAGATATTTAATTTTGAATTATGTAAATTTTAATATAAAACTAAAATAATGTCAACATAAATAATTTTTTATTATTCATAATATATTCTTCGGCAGTTCTTTTGAGTTTTATATAACAATAATATATATTTAGTAATATTTATTATATTAATGGGTATATATTCAGGAAACTGGGAAATAAAAGGAGGAATATGCTGTGGAAAATTTCGTATTTCAATCTCCTACCAAAATTATATTTGGAAAAGGAGTAGAAACAGAAGTCGGTCAAGAGGTAAAAAAGTATGCCAATAGAGTATTACTTCATTATGGTGGAGGTAGCATCAAAAAATACGGATTATATCAAAAGGTGATAAAGTCTTTGAAAGACGCTCACGTTGATGTGGTTGAATTGAGTGGAGTAAAGCCAAACCCTAGATTAAGCCTAGTAAAGCAGGGAATCAAAATTTGTAAAGAGCAGGATATTGAGTTTATACTTGCAGTGGGGGGAGGCAGCGTGATAGATTCTGCAAAAGCCATTTCGGCCGGGGTATTTTATGATGGAGATGTGTGGGACTTTTACACAGGCAAGAGTCAAGTGACCCAAGCTTTGCCTGTAGGCGTGGTACTCACCATACCTGCTGCTGGAAGTGAGGCCAGCAAAGGTTCTGTGATAACTAATCAAGATGGAGGATACAAGAGATCTGTAAATTGTGATTTATTAAGACCTAAGTTTGCCATCATGAACCCGGAACTGACATTCACCTTGCCAAAGCATCAAACCATATACGGCATCTCTGACATAATGGCACATATAATGGAGAGATACTTTACAAATGTAGAGTCTGTTGACTTGACTGACAAGTTATGTGAGGCCACTCTTAGAGCGGTGATAAATAATGCCCAATCAGTTTTAAAAAATCCTCGTGATTATAATGCACGGGCAGAGATAATGTGGGCCAGTACTATTGCTCACAATGATCTTCTTTCTACAGGCAGGGTGGGGGACTGGGCATCCCATGCTATGCAGCACGAATTGGGTGGTATATATGATGTAGCTCACGGTGCAGGATTATCGGTGGTGTTCCCTGCTTGGATGAAATACGTATATAGAAATAACTTAAATAGATTTGCACAATTTGCTGTCAAGGTATGGGGGGTAGAGCCTGATTTCAATGACCTTGAGAAAGTTTCTCTTATGGGGATAAAAAGAACAGAAGAATTTTTTGATAAAATAGGATTGCCTACCCGATTAAAAGATTTAGGCATAGGGGAGGATAGATTAGAAGAGATGGCTGAAAAATGTACCCAAGCAGGGCCTATAGGAAATTTTAAAAAATTATATAAACAAGATGTAATCAATATATATAAACTTGCTTTATAATGCCATCGGTTCAGTATATATAAATTGATATCATTAAAAATTGGATAGTATAAAGACAAAAAAAGAGGTGGAATACCTCTTTTTTTGTTTACAAATTTAGCGCTTTAAAGTATAATATCATCGGTAATCAATTTTATATATTTAGGAGGAAATGTTATGAGGAGAAAAGCTGCAATATTATTAGTATTAATAATGATGATATCTTTAATTGGTACTGGATGTGGAGCTGATAAGTCTCTACAGGAAATAAAGGAAAAAGGCAAGTTTATTGTAGGATTGGATGATTCCTTCCCGCCAATGGGCTTTAGAGATGATGAAGGGAATATCGTTGGATTCGATATTGATATGGCTAAGGAAGTTGCAAAGAGAATGGATATTGAGGTTGAGTTTCAACCAGTGGACTGGGATGGAGTGGTGATGAGCTTAAATAACAAAGATATAGATGTTATATGGAATGGATTGACTATTTCAGAGGAAAGGCAAAAGCAGATTGATTTTTCTAAACCTTACCTTGAGAATAGCCAAATAATTGTGGTTCCAAAAGATTCTGATATCAATACAAAAAAAGATTTGGAAGGTAAAGTAGTAGGTCTTCAACTAGGCAGTACTAGCGAAAAAGCGTTGAACAGCGATGTTGAGACAGCTGAGTCGTTGAAAGAAGTTCGTACTTATGAAAACAACACCATGGCTCTCATGGACCTTGCAAATGGAGGCATAGATGTAGTTGTAGTAGATGAAGTGGTAGGTAAATACTATATTTCTAAGGAACCTGATCTGTACAGAATATTGGATGAAGATTTCGGGTCTGAAGAATATGGGGTAGGTATAAGGAAAAAAGATGCTGCTTTTAAAGAAGAGCTGGATAAGGTGCTGGATGAGATGAAAGCTGACGGAACAGCAGACCAAATCTCTGAAAAATGGTTTGGCGATAAAATAGTGAAATAGGGGGATTATATTTGTCTTATATCATAAAAACAACGCTGTTTTTGTTGGAAGGAAGTCTTGTCACCTTGCAATTATATGCTATTACCGCTATATTATCGGTGCCTATAGGTATTATATGTGCTTTGGGCAAGACTTCAAAATCAAGAGTACTCAAGAATATTCTTGAAATATATACTTGGTTGTTCAGAGGGACGCCTTTGCTCCTTCAGATATTTTTTGTGTATTATGGACTCCCTACTTTAGGTTTTCCACCTTTGCCTAGATTTTTAGCAGCATCCATAACTTTTGTGTTGAATTATGCTGCTTATCTGACTGAAATATACAGGGCAGGGATAGAATCCATAGACAAGGGACAATATGAGGCGGCAAAGGCATTAGGAATGACTTATCCTCAGACTATGGTCAGGATAATCATTCCTCAGACGATAAAGAGAGTGTTACCACCTACAGCAAATGAGGCTATAAATCTTGTAAAGGATTCTGCTCTGGTGACTGTCATTGCAATGCCTGATTTGCTGAGAAATGCTAAAGTAGTAGTGACAAGGGATTTTACTATAATGCCATTTATAATTGCTGCAATATTTTATTTAATATTTACTTCTGTAGTTGTTTTTGTGTTTAGAAAGTTAGAAAAAAAATATTCTATTTATGAGTAGGTGTTTGCCTGATGGACGTTGTTGAAGTGAAAGATTTAGTTAAGAGGTTTGGAGATTTGGAAGTGTTAAAAAAAGTTAATCTAACTGTGGAAAAAGGTGAAGTGATATCGATAATAGGTCCTTCCGGGTCAGGCAAGAGTACACTGCTCAGATGCCTTAATTATTTAGAAAAAATTGACGGCGGTTCAATAGATATTGAGGGTAAAAGGATCGCTGATGTGGATTCGAGGGGTAGAAGGAAAAAGATATCTGAAAAGCTTATAAGGCAGCAGTGCAGAAAGTTAGGGATGGTATTTCAGGATTTCAATCTTTTTCCCCACAAAACCGTGTTGGGAAATGTAATAGAGGCCCCTATCGTTGTTGGTAATATGGATAAGGGCCAGGCTATTGCAATGGCAGATCAGCTTTTGGACAAAGTAGGGCTATTGGATAAGAGAGATTGTTATCCATCTCAAATATCAGGGGGACAAAAACAGCGAGTAGCTATAGCAAGGGCCCTTGCCATGAAGCCCGATATAATGTTGTTTGACGAGCCTACATCAGCACTTGATCCGGAATTAGTAGGAGAGGTCTTAACTGTCATAAAAGACCTTGTAAAAGAAAACATGACCATGCTTATAGTTACCCATGAGATGGGTTTTGCAAGGGAAGTATCGGATAGGGTTGTTTTTATGGACGATGGTGAGATTATCGAGAATTCCACACCTGACAAAATATTCAATAATCCAGATCATCCTAGAATAAAGTTCTTTTTGAAAAAAATATTATAAAAAATACCTGCTTTGATTTTAAAGCAGGTATTTTTTATTATTTCTTTATAAAAGAATTATATTTTTGTTCTAAATTTTTATCCTGAAGTGTTTCCATTATATAATTTGCATACTCTTCTCCTGTTGCTCCCGATTCTCTCCCGGTAATAGCCAGCTTCTTTTCGTATTGTCCGCAAATTTCAAGTGCCATTTGAAGATTTTGGGCTTGGGAGGAGTATCCTATATGATCAAGAAGCATTGCGGCAGCTCTTATGATGCTGCTGGGATCTGCATATTTTGCTCTGCCTTCCTTTACCATCCTAGGGGCAGAACCGTGTATTGCCTCAAACATAGAATATTGTTTACCTAAGTTCGCGCTTCCTGCCGTGCCCACCCCGCCCTGAAATTCTGCTGCTTCGTCTGTCAATATATCCCCGTAAAGATTGGGGAGCACCAGTACTTTGAACTGAGTCCTTCTTTTAGGATCTACCAACTTGGCGGTCATTATGTCTATATACCAGTCGTCCCATTCAACTTCTGGGTAATCCTTTGCAACTTCTTCGGCTATTTTAAGGAATTTGCCGTCTGTTGTTTTTACGACGTTTGCTTTGGTTACAACAGTGACTTTATTCTTGCCTGTTTTGCTGGCAAAATCAAAGGCTGCTCTGATAATTCTTCTTGATCCTTCATCTGTTATAACCTTAAAATCCATTGCTAATTCATCTGTTATATTTATACCATCACTGCCTAGGACATAGGCACCTTCAGTGTTTTCTCTGAAGAATGTCCAGTCAATACCCTGTTCCGGTACTTTTACAGGCCTTACATTTGCGAAAAGATCCAATTCCTTTCTCATTGCCACATTTGCACTTTCGATATTGGGCCATGGGTCACCTGTTCTAGGTGTTGTAGTGGGGCCTTTCAATATAACATTGCATTCCTTTATTTCATCAAGGACATCATCGGGAATTGGCTTCATATGTTTTACTCTATTTTCAATGGTCAATCCTTCTATAATCTTAAATTTTACCTTTCCAGCCTTTACTTCTTGGTGTAGCAGGAATTCTAATATTCTTTTAGCCTCATTGGTTATGTACGGGCCTATTCCGTCTCCTCCCACAATTCCGATTGTAATCTCATCTAGAGATTGGTAATCCACAAAATCTTTTGCTGCTTTTATCTTTTCCAATCTTTCAAGTTGATTTTTTACTACTTTTTCAAAGTGTTGTTTTGCTCTTTCAATTACAGCTTGGTCCATATGATACCTCCTATACTAAAAGTTAAGTGCAATACACATATTTTTAATTATATATTAAAAGTCTTTTTGGTACAAATAATCATTTAACTATTTTTTGCTATATAGTCTTCTATTTTCAATAATTTATTCACAGTCTTATCCGAAAGTTTGTCAAACAATTCTTTTCGATATTCCATACGCGGTTTTTTGTTTAGTACTTTCACTTTTTTATCATTTTTAGAGATTTTACGATTTCTATAATAGAGATCAAAGTCCACAAATCTCTCGCCATTTGAAGAACATTCTAATGCCATCAATATCCTTTTTATTTCCTCTGGTTTTAAAAGTGTAAATAAACGAATTTGATATGCCATCACAGAAAACAAGGTCAAAGCATGATCTCTGGTCCAGCTTTCACCTAATATCATTCCCGCGTCTAATGCAGAAAGGACATGTATGATTCTTTCATAATGTTCTTTGTAAAAACCTGCTGCATCATAGATGTTGATGCGTACCTCATACCATTGTTTATTGTCCAGGTTTTCAGTTATGAAACGTAGTCCCTGGTGTCTCAGTTCTCGATACAGGCTATAGACCGGCATATTTATGAGCAAGTTAGGTCGGATTATATCGTTGTAGTGTAAAGCTTTGTTTATGGGTTTGTTGGATAGACTTATTATTGTATCATCGGCTTCTCCTTGTTCAATTGCATCACGCCATCCTAGCAAGGTTGCGCTGTATTCATTTTTAAGTTTCTGTATAACAGGCGACCCATCCCCTACAACTCTTAACACAATAGAGCCGGGCGCTAGGTTAACGTCTGATACCTTATCTACCAAGTTGTTGTTAAATAAAGAAGTGAGAACGATAGGTGAATCATGGGGAATGAGCAGTATTGATTTTGCATCTTCCACTCTGGTTTTTACATGCCCTGGAAGCGTGATGAATAGCAGAGTGTTGTGTTCATATGAATTTTCAAGGGCATGTTTAAAGGAACATATTCTTCCATTTAGATGGTTAGAAAAGAAATCTTTTAGCTCATCTACATGTTCGGTGCGTATGAATAAAAACCTAGGCCCCGTTCTTATATAAATCATATATAAAAGCCCTTCCTTTATTATATGCCTATTTTAATAGGCACTAATTTTCTATCATTATTAGTTCCCATTGGATAAGGAAGGAAATGGATTTTTCCGGTTTTTGATTCAATTATATTTATGTTGTTCAGGCCATTTAGATATATGGTGCCTTTTTTTCTATGATTTATAGGTATTGTATTGTGTCCAAATAGATGAAAATCACATTTTTCGTTGTTTTTGCTATACTTGTGGGAAGTACAAATATTCAGCCCACCAATATTTATTGTTTCATCTTTGCAAATCAAATTGATATCTTTTTCTATTGTTTTTAATGCATCTATATTATCATGATTTCCAGGTATTATATAAAACTCTTTTATTCCTATACTGTTTATATCATTTATAAATTTATATAATAGATTTATATAGTTATCTATTTTTTTCGGATAATATTCAAGTTTTATATCATCCACTATATCCCCAGTATGAATGATATATTCCGGTCTTAATTTCCTTATCAGTTTATATATATAAGAATAGGAAGAAGATGGAGTATCACTGATATGCAATATCAAAGGCCTTCCAATGTGGTTAAAATAATCCGGAAG
This genomic window from Clostridia bacterium contains:
- a CDS encoding isocitrate/isopropylmalate family dehydrogenase; its protein translation is MDQAVIERAKQHFEKVVKNQLERLEKIKAAKDFVDYQSLDEITIGIVGGDGIGPYITNEAKRILEFLLHQEVKAGKVKFKIIEGLTIENRVKHMKPIPDDVLDEIKECNVILKGPTTTPRTGDPWPNIESANVAMRKELDLFANVRPVKVPEQGIDWTFFRENTEGAYVLGSDGINITDELAMDFKVITDEGSRRIIRAAFDFASKTGKNKVTVVTKANVVKTTDGKFLKIAEEVAKDYPEVEWDDWYIDIMTAKLVDPKRRTQFKVLVLPNLYGDILTDEAAEFQGGVGTAGSANLGKQYSMFEAIHGSAPRMVKEGRAKYADPSSIIRAAAMLLDHIGYSSQAQNLQMALEICGQYEKKLAITGRESGATGEEYANYIMETLQDKNLEQKYNSFIKK
- a CDS encoding homocysteine biosynthesis protein, which translates into the protein MSKKSFEEINEKIKQGKAVVVTADEIIDLVEEKGVKKVAQEVDVVTTATFSPMCSTGAFLNFGHTEVPIRMSKVWLNDVPAYAGLAAVDAFIGATELSESRGFDYGGAHVIQDLIDGKKVKLHATSYGTDCYPKKEVTTYITKEDINQAYLFNPRNAYQNYNAATNSSDKIIYTYMGTLLPDYGNITYCTSGQLSPLLNDPLLRTIGIGTRIFLAGTQGYISWEGTQHVLSVEKINQSTTQYSGATLAVIGNLKEMSTQFIRAATFEKYGITMFVGIGIPIPVIDEKMVEFLAVKDSDIYTQVIDYSYPKRSKPTIKKVNYQELRSGAIDLNNKKVPTAPLSSLKKAREIALLLKESIIKGEFLLQKPVQPLPDNNEFKPLNEREVE
- a CDS encoding amino acid ABC transporter permease; this encodes MSYIIKTTLFLLEGSLVTLQLYAITAILSVPIGIICALGKTSKSRVLKNILEIYTWLFRGTPLLLQIFFVYYGLPTLGFPPLPRFLAASITFVLNYAAYLTEIYRAGIESIDKGQYEAAKALGMTYPQTMVRIIIPQTIKRVLPPTANEAINLVKDSALVTVIAMPDLLRNAKVVVTRDFTIMPFIIAAIFYLIFTSVVVFVFRKLEKKYSIYE
- a CDS encoding amino acid ABC transporter substrate-binding protein, with the protein product MRRKAAILLVLIMMISLIGTGCGADKSLQEIKEKGKFIVGLDDSFPPMGFRDDEGNIVGFDIDMAKEVAKRMDIEVEFQPVDWDGVVMSLNNKDIDVIWNGLTISEERQKQIDFSKPYLENSQIIVVPKDSDINTKKDLEGKVVGLQLGSTSEKALNSDVETAESLKEVRTYENNTMALMDLANGGIDVVVVDEVVGKYYISKEPDLYRILDEDFGSEEYGVGIRKKDAAFKEELDKVLDEMKADGTADQISEKWFGDKIVK
- a CDS encoding iron-containing alcohol dehydrogenase → MENFVFQSPTKIIFGKGVETEVGQEVKKYANRVLLHYGGGSIKKYGLYQKVIKSLKDAHVDVVELSGVKPNPRLSLVKQGIKICKEQDIEFILAVGGGSVIDSAKAISAGVFYDGDVWDFYTGKSQVTQALPVGVVLTIPAAGSEASKGSVITNQDGGYKRSVNCDLLRPKFAIMNPELTFTLPKHQTIYGISDIMAHIMERYFTNVESVDLTDKLCEATLRAVINNAQSVLKNPRDYNARAEIMWASTIAHNDLLSTGRVGDWASHAMQHELGGIYDVAHGAGLSVVFPAWMKYVYRNNLNRFAQFAVKVWGVEPDFNDLEKVSLMGIKRTEEFFDKIGLPTRLKDLGIGEDRLEEMAEKCTQAGPIGNFKKLYKQDVINIYKLAL
- a CDS encoding 4Fe-4S binding protein, whose product is MKKIKLSLRFSPHLTEKPITYHLIKDYDLVINILNAEINFNKAGKLTVEMEGTEENIDKGLRYLEQQGVKYKIFTKTIIWEEDKCVHCGACTAVCPSRALKMDQKDWSLSFDKSKCLVCELCIQACPINAMDMDFFL
- a CDS encoding UPF0280 family protein, which codes for MEDRNSYRKLFHGKNIEYFRAAVKQTDLQIGADRNLYDQAISLINICRKQIENHIKNNPDFLTSLTPLSCTRNSPYIVKKMCSASYKAGVGPMAAVAGAISEIVGTNLLKYSNEIIIENGGDIFIKSNIQRTISIYAGDSPLSKKLGLIVEPDSTPLGICTSSGKIGHSLSFGNADAVVIVSKNTALADATATAAANIVKTDKDINIAIDFAKKIDGVTGMIIIIDDKLGIWGDIKILPI
- a CDS encoding amino acid ABC transporter ATP-binding protein → MDVVEVKDLVKRFGDLEVLKKVNLTVEKGEVISIIGPSGSGKSTLLRCLNYLEKIDGGSIDIEGKRIADVDSRGRRKKISEKLIRQQCRKLGMVFQDFNLFPHKTVLGNVIEAPIVVGNMDKGQAIAMADQLLDKVGLLDKRDCYPSQISGGQKQRVAIARALAMKPDIMLFDEPTSALDPELVGEVLTVIKDLVKENMTMLIVTHEMGFAREVSDRVVFMDDGEIIENSTPDKIFNNPDHPRIKFFLKKIL
- a CDS encoding metallophosphoesterase, encoding MQNSIMNKSKKCIYKLLDIPYLPDYFNHIGRPLILHISDTPSSSYSYIYKLIRKLRPEYIIHTGDIVDDIKLEYYPKKIDNYINLLYKFINDINSIGIKEFYIIPGNHDNIDALKTIEKDINLICKDETINIGGLNICTSHKYSKNNEKCDFHLFGHNTIPINHRKKGTIYLNGLNNINIIESKTGKIHFLPYPMGTNNDRKLVPIKIGI